TTCATCGGGTAGATTTTATCCCTACTGAAGACAAAGAACAAAGATACGCCGCAGAGTTGCAACATCTTCTCAAGGCCTTAGCTGCGTAAGTACTCCCTCAAATGATCTCTCGATGTTCACTGAGTGTAGACAGTTTCCAAAATGAAAAGCACAAGTTCCGAATCATCCTTCAGCGGATGAAATTTTTAAAAGATGCTCTTTGCAATCCTAACACTGTCAGAGCCTACATCGGCCCTCCTATTGACATCACCCTTATATTTCCTAGTCTTCGTTTAATCATTGAAAAGGGTCGACTTATAATGATGACTCGGATTACAACGAACACGACTGGGCAACTTTTCAAACTCCCTTGCGGATGCGGCGATGCGTCCCACGCCTGCGACTTCGGAGCTTTCGCCAAAGACTCGAGTATTCTTCATTGTCGAGAGCCTAATGCGGCTTCATCTGGCTCCCAGTTGGCCCACGTAGGACCAGTTATGGCCAGCATCCCAGAACGTACCAAAATCATTGATTCGTTAGCCGGCATCTTGGGCGTTGGTCGTTCTTATACCAGCTACTCTGATGATGACATGTCTGATGACGATGGTCTCCATGATCCCAGACTTATAATGCAGAGTTATACTCATAACGTTGCTGAAAGGTAAGGGCGCCTTCACCAGCCGTTAATTTAGAACTGACTCGCTCCTATCATCCATCTAGTCTCACTGCCTTTTTCAGTGACAATCTCAAAGATTTCCATGCCGATACCGATGTCGACAAGGGTCTTCAGAAACTGGGGCTTAATTCTCTTTCCGATTTTCTACCAGGGCTCAAAATCAAACTTATGCCTCATCAAGTATTGGGGGTCTCCTTCATGGTTGAAAAAGAACGTGATCACAGATATCGAGGTGGACTGAACGGCGATAGCATGGGCTTGGGGAAGACAGTGCAATCCATTGCGACGATGGCTGCCAATCCTAGTCAGGATGCGAAGTGTAAGACAACTCTCATTATTGCACCCCTTGCGCTATTATCTCAGTGAGTCCTTTTTTGTGATCTAGCTTTGGGAGGCTCATTGTGCtctgaagatggaagaacgAAATTGAAAGCAAGACCACTGAAGGTCTCATGAAGGTTCTTATTTATCACGGCCCTAAAAGGGCAACCACCGCAGCCGCTTTGAAGCAGTACGACGTCGTTCTGACTACCTACGGTACCTTGACATCTGAAAGCGCTTCTGATGTGAGCTACGCTTGGGAAATCTTTATACAACAGTTGTGCTAACCTCGGGACTACAGAAACCATCTAAACACAAGGTCAACTCGGTTGATGTCactgaggaagaaggatcaGGATCTACACCGGCCAAAATGGTTGGACCACTGATGAAGGTCAAATGGTATCGTGTCATCCTGGATGAGGCGCATCAAGTAAGTAACATGAATCTTCTAAACATATTGGAATCGTTAACACTGTCTAGATTCGCAATAGAAACACACGAGCAACCAAGGCATGTTGGGCCCTTAGGGCTCACCTACGCTGGTGTTTGAGTGGTACTCTAGTAGTCAACTCCCTCGATGACATCTACCCTCATCTGCGCTTTTTGCAAATTTCGCCTTCTGCTCAATGGGATCATTTCCGTGAACACATCTCCAAGCCACAGAAGAGATTTGTCAGTTTTTTTTATCACAAATGATCTGAGCTTACCTTCCCCTTTTTAGCCAAAACTTGCCACAAATCGAGTTCAGGTAAGTCGCTATATCAGTTTACAGTGTCTGGTAAGCACGTCTGACATATGATATAGGCCATATTAAGAGTCTGCTGCATCAGACGCCACAAAGAATCTGAACTAAACGGCAAGAAGTTACTCGAACTGCCTCCCAAGACTACCAGGGTAATAGATCTCCAATTCACGGATGAGGAGAGGCAGATCTACACTGCCATCGAGAACAAATACAGGGTTACCTTCAACTCGTTTTTACGCAAAGGTGGGTGTGATTTTTAAGTGGTCCTTTGATGATTATGGCATGCTGACGGCTTTTCGAAGGCACGGTCATGAAACATTACTCCATCATGTTGGTCATGTTAACTCGCCTACGACAATTGACCTGTGAGCGGCATATTGACCGTTGTATTCCGGACATACTAATGACCTGGCTTTCATCGTTAGGTCATCCTTGGCTTCTGCGACGTAACCCTAACGATATCGGCGATGCACGAGATGTTGTCGTCACCGATGACGATCTTTTTGGTGGTCTCGAGGCTCCCAAAATGGATGACATCTCGGAGCAGGCTCGCGCATCAACATTAATCGGTCAAGAATATGTCGAACGCGTTAAAATTCTTCTTGCAGAACGCACGAAACgccttgaagaagctccTCCCGATGGGATTGATGAAGCTGGTGACTGTGAATGCAGTATCTGCTATGAGCAGTACAGCGACGAACGCATCACACCCTGTTGTCACTCCTTCTGTGCAGAATGCCTGGAAAACATCTTTAACTCGGCGCAAGGTAACGCCGACCTCAGCGATGACGATGTGCaagcaggaagaaggaagtgtCCTCTGTGCAGGTCCGTTATCGATAAGGCAAAGATTTTCCGAGCGTCCGCATTCATGCCTGTTGAAAACGATGACCAggacgacgaagacgacAATTGGGGATCCCAGGCagaggaagtggatgatgaagatgttgataTCGGTGCGAAGCTGGAGGAACtcaacgatgatgatatgtcggagaaaaaaaagggaaagagaaaagccgTAAGTGGAAGGACCGTGGTCATTAAGCGGTTCTGATGTGAAGCTGCAGGTTGATTCTGTCGTGtcgaagagaaagaagagaaagggcaaaggcAAGAGTGACGAAGCTGCAGAAGATCAGCTTCAAGCTGTCAATGATGAAGTATCAATCGAGGATGTCCTTCCCTCTACCaaaatgaagaagcttgGGTAAGATACTGAGGAATGTTTCCTGTGCGATCATTACTCATTATATGCTTCCTAACAGTGAACTCATCGACGCTATAATAGAGCAAGATCCCTCGCAGAAGATCATTGTCTTCTCACAGTTCGTTGAGTACATAGACCTTTGCAGTATCTTCCTTCGACGCCGTAACATCCCTCATGCCAAATATGTGGGATCTATGAAACaggatgagagagaagacaCGATCAAAGACTTTAACCGTCCTATGGAAGAGGATAAGTCACCCAGATGTCTTCTCATGTCACTAAAGTGTGGAGGAGTGGGTTTGAATCTCTGCATCGCCAATCATGTACGTATCAATTTAGTGTTGATTTATTCTTTTGATGCTTACGTATGTTATGAGTAGGTGATCTGCCTTGATCTGGCTTGGAACGCGGCTACTGAAAACCAGGCCGTTGATCGTGCACATCGAATCGGTCAGACTCGTGAAGTCGTCGTCCATCGCCTCGTCGTCGAAAACACAATTGATCAACGCCTGATGGAATTACAACAGCAGAAGCAAGCTCTGAGTGATGGTGCTATGGGTGAAGGGGCTGCTGCGAAGTTGGGCAGGTTGAACATCCAGGATCTGATCAAACTTTTCGGTGTTCGCAATCAGGATGATGAGTAGGTGGGATGATTACATTTTTGCTAATCGCTTTGTGgtctccctttctcttcataAGGGGACTTGGGACATATATTTATGAGACATGGAAGTGTTGCTGTTGTGCTAGAGTTATTGTTAAATTGTATATAGATATTTCTAATCTTTGGTTTTGAACATTTTAAACCTCGGAAATGATATCCGAATCTATATGCAACCGCATATGTCAAATTCATAAATTGCCAGTTACATCTAGGAGATTTTCATATCGCTGTACAACATTAACGCAAGAGCAACCTGTATAATTTACTCCCATTCTCCCGTCTTCATCAGCTGAGCAAATACCCCTCCCTTCCTAACGAGTTCTTCAAATGACCCTTCCTCCTGTACTCTACCTTCTCCGAGGCAAATGATTCTATCGCAGCGTTTCATGGCCTCGACTGAATGGGTGATGAAGATTGTTGTACGGTCCTATATCCAGATATCAGCGGTCAGATTGATCGAGGAGGATTACGACGTAACACGAATGTACTTGCCTGTTTGATCTTGACAATCGTGTCCAATACAGCCCTAGCGTTGTCGGGATCCAATGCGCTGGTACATTCGTCTAAGATGAGGACCCTGCTTGTTCTACATAACGCCCTCGCAATTTGCAGCCTTTGAGCTTGCCCGCCGGAGATCAAACTGGCGTTTTCTCCGAGATTCGTTTCATAGCCCTGCGGTAGACTCTGAATGAAGTCGTGGATATTGGCAGCTTCGGCAGCTCTGTAGATCTCGGAAAGGGGCAAATTGGGTGATCCATAGGCAATGTTTTCGGCGATGGTGGCATCAAAGAGATTGGCCGACTGCGATACAACAGCAACATGATTCCGTAGCCATACAACATCCGCTTCCCTCAGGCTACGATCGCCCAAGCGAATGTCGCCACCATCTGGCACATATAGCCTTTGCAGAAGAGCTGCGATAGTCGATTTACCGGAGCCGGAAGGACCGACGACTGCAACGCACTCTCCGGGTTTGAACGTAAATGACACGTCTTTAAGAATGGGAACATCAGGCCTCGAGGGGTATGAGAAATTGACATGAGAGAACTCGACGTGACCATTGATGGGAAAGCGAAGTGAACCGATTGATTCGGTGGTGGATTCGCATAGCTGATATATGCGGTTAAAGTCCCGAGCAGCTGCTCGAGCTTTGGCCATGGTAGGGACTGGAAGCTGATCAGCAAACAAACACTCTTGACGATCACGAGATCTACTTACTAAAATCAAGCATACCACTGCCAAAAGTTAGGCTGAACAGTACAAGGTTATATACTTGTAACATCTGCTCGTAGTTCATGCGCCCTTGGAGCATAAAAGCTGAACCGGCAAAGTTCATGAGAGCTAGACGGCATAAGAAGATTTAGTTTTAGAACGAGTTGCTAAATCTGTAACGAGATCGGGCATCGTACTCACCTTGAGCAAACAAAGGCAATCCTCCTGCAATCGCTCCACCCATGGCCATAGCCCATGCCGAACGTGTACCGGTCTTCCTAGCATTACTagcatcctcctcgaaCCTTTTTTCAAAAGCACTGTCGAGCGCCATCGCTCGGATCCCCCTGACGTTGGCTACACTCTGAAAAGGGGAAATCAGTCAATTTCGTTGTGGAAACCATTGCAGTATATTGCTTACTTCATAGAACACTCTTcccacctcctctcttGCAACTTTGCAAGCCAGCTCGACGTTACCAATGAACCATGAGTTAACCGCCATGAATCCGCCGAAAATTGGACCCAAGGCCAAGCCTATCAGAGTCAACCTCCATTCCACAGCCATTGCCCAAATCAAACCCAAACCGATCATGGTCACCACAGTCACCGCCCTACCGATTACTTGACTCATAATGGTTCTCGCGTCGTCGGCATCTTTGATGAGGATCTGGACCAGTCGAGAGGGCGAGTTGGATGAAAGATCAAAGAATGCCTTGTCTTGCGTGATGAGCTTATGCATGGCGACCCCGCGTACCATATGGGTCCATCTAGCAGAGAGTCCAACAAGGGCATATTCCTGAACACAGTTCGACAGCCCTTGTGCGGCACACAAGCCGAGGACTATGAGACCGTATTTGGTGAGAGAGGTGGTATCAGCACCACCTGCTCCAACGATAGTCATCAGcttggaaaggaagaatgacCAGATGGGAGTTGTCGCTCCGTGACCGATAGAACCTATACAGCCAAGCAGGAGAAGTGGCTTAGCTGGAAGTGTTGGGAAATAGAGTTTGATGAGAGAAGATAAGCCTGGAACCGGTGGCATAGTGGCTGAGCCTGTGGAGACCTCTTCAACAAGAACGCTGTCGGAAAGGTTGACATCGGAAGGCAGGCCTTTCAAGTCGTCTTCTAGATTCTCAGAGAGTGTTCTTTGCTGCCTTTGCCTAATTGCGCTTATccttgaggatgaattTTTTTCCATCCAGCCCGGATGAAgcattcttccatcttgtcCTCGGCTCTCCGCCATCATGGTCCTCAAGCTTAGCCTCGAATTTGAATCGACGACGACGCTTAACCTGCTCACGGGTCGACTCATCTGGCTAGACGGAGGGCGACTGATCGGAGCGGTTATACTCTGTCTGCTAGGGGCACGACTGCCCAGCTGCTCAGGAGTCCATGATAGACGCTTCTGAGCGGGTGTCAAGCTAGTACGAGACTGTCGGCGGTCGACTTGAGAAAGGCGCTGACTCCTGGAGTACTCGTCAAGGATATCGAGATAGACTGCACTATTTCTCTGCATCCCAAGAAATGAAGGAGTGTGAGATCTGACCCTGCTGTCGAGCACCTCTTCATAATCTTCCTCCATGTC
This window of the Cryptococcus neoformans var. neoformans B-3501A chromosome 2, whole genome shotgun sequence genome carries:
- a CDS encoding hypothetical protein (HMMPfam hit to Helicase_C, Helicase conserved C-terminal domain, score: 85.0, E(): 1.9e-22; HMMPfam hit to SNF2_N, SNF2 family N-terminal domain, score: 166.8, E(): 4.5e-47; HMMPfam hit to zf-C3HC4, Zinc finger, C3HC4 type (RING finger), score: 37.3, E(): 4.2e-08), coding for MKLTAAALNKLARKTLELEGDPTTPVPPFYIDLLEKHLRKCPNDTNFIAELAEPQNPTSTKGGNGFGLIVCLEDQCWKEIILSADPFRGDGGRQEGFGSFWNYQEHCKENEHIKGRNERCKKMGIPIQSSSSSLPLSSSHASSSRTSSTLNPLSTPASSSRTNQSYTMPSASSSSSMSKKTSRPSILDALAPSPATISVHSSSPISSPQVVTTPSGMTSAALNRNIAPHVKATPTPASKRMSSSDTHRHASSTSGSRALTARHSSSSDIVPINRVGDSKNGGHIANGGSSTIPTTESFASDRTPLAPLRQNAKGTIPKREPVRQRTVSGTADNYDDDDISLPSIKEQDKAFYKKFSAKREPIAVAATSSSVLNVGVSASASAAAKSSVTTGVPLREFYSLLLNELKQGRNGLGIGELLDVMLKCYIRLIHRVDFIPTEDKEQRYAAELQHLLKALAAFQNEKHKFRIILQRMKFLKDALCNPNTVRAYIGPPIDITLIFPSLRLIIEKGRLIMMTRITTNTTGQLFKLPCGCGDASHACDFGAFAKDSSILHCREPNAASSGSQLAHVGPVMASIPERTKIIDSLAGILGVGRSYTSYSDDDMSDDDGLHDPRLIMQSYTHNVAESLTAFFSDNLKDFHADTDVDKGLQKLGLNSLSDFLPGLKIKLMPHQVLGVSFMVEKERDHRYRGGLNGDSMGLGKTVQSIATMAANPSQDAKCKTTLIIAPLALLSQWKNEIESKTTEGLMKVLIYHGPKRATTAAALKQYDVVLTTYGTLTSESASDKPSKHKVNSVDVTEEEGSGSTPAKMVGPLMKVKWYRVILDEAHQIRNRNTRATKACWALRAHLRWCLSGTLVVNSLDDIYPHLRFLQISPSAQWDHFREHISKPQKRFPKLATNRVQAILRVCCIRRHKESELNGKKLLELPPKTTRVIDLQFTDEERQIYTAIENKYRVTFNSFLRKGTVMKHYSIMLVMLTRLRQLTCHPWLLRRNPNDIGDARDVVVTDDDLFGGLEAPKMDDISEQARASTLIGQEYVERVKILLAERTKRLEEAPPDGIDEAGDCECSICYEQYSDERITPCCHSFCAECLENIFNSAQGNADLSDDDVQAGRRKCPLCRSVIDKAKIFRASAFMPVENDDQDDEDDNWGSQAEEVDDEDVDIGAKLEELNDDDMSEKKKGKRKARKKRKGKGKSDEAAEDQLQAVNDEVSIEDVLPSTKMKKLGELIDAIIEQDPSQKIIVFSQFVEYIDLCSIFLRRRNIPHAKYVGSMKQDEREDTIKDFNRPMEEDKSPRCLLMSLKCGGVGLNLCIANHVICLDLAWNAATENQAVDRAHRIGQTREVVVHRLVVENTIDQRLMELQQQKQALSDGAMGEGAAAKLGRLNIQDLIKLFGVRNQDDE